A segment of the Streptomyces sp. NBC_00193 genome:
GAGTTCACCATGCGCCGGGTGGCCGCCCTGCGGCCCCGGGTCGAGGAGATCGCCGCCGGTCTGCTGGACCGCCTGGAGCAGGCCCCGGCGGGACAACCCCTGGACCTCCGCAAGGAATTCGCCCACGTACTGCCGCACGCCGTGGTCTGCGAGCTCTTCGGAATTCCGCATTCCGCACGCGATCCGCTGCAGAAGATCATCGACAGCTTCTTCGCCACCTCGATCACCCCCGAGGACGCGATGGCGAATGGCATAGCCATGTACGAGATCCTGAACGAAGTCGTGGCGCACAAGAGGAAATTTCCTGCCGACGACCTGACATCGGGCCTCGTCGCCGCGCGCGACTCGGGCGCCGCGGATATGAGCGAGAAGGAACTCCTCGACAATCTCATCCTCCTCTTCACCGCCGGCTACGAGACGACGGTGAACCTCATAGACAACGCGGTCGTCTCCCTCCTCACGCACCCCGGCCAGCTCGCGCTCGTACGGGACGGCAAGGCCTCGTGGGAGGACGTCATCGACGAGTCCCTGCGCGTGGACCCGCCCGGCGCGCACAGCATCCTGCGCTACGCCGTCGAGACGATCGAGATCGACGACGACGTGCGGATCCCGCAGGGCGACGCGATCGTCATCTGCTTCGCCGGCGCGGGCCGCGACCCCCTCCACCACGGAGCCGGGGCGGACCTCTTCGACATCACCCGCGACACCCGCGCCGATCACGTGTCGTTCGGGTACGGGGCCCACCACTGCCTCGGCGTGAACCTGGCCCGCATGGAGGTCGCCATCGCGCTGTCGGCGCTCTTCGAGCGGTTCCCCGACATCGCCCTGGCCGTGCCGGCCGATGAACTCCGGCCGAAGTTCTCGTTCGTTTCGAACGGCCACCGCACGGTTCCCGTGATGCTGGGCCCGTCCAGCGCCCGCAGCGGGTCTATTTCCAGCCAATAGTGCCGGGGCGGCCCTTCCCCGAAGAACCCGCCGGACTGCGGCGGACGAAAGACATTCAGATGGAAGACGGAAGACTCGCCATGACGCAAAAGACCGGCCTCCTCGTGGGCAGGCGCGCCCTGATCACCGGCGCCAGCAGCGGCATCGGGGCGGCCGCCGCCCGGGTGTTCTGCGAGAACGGCGCCTCGGTGCTCCTCACCGCCCGGCGCGAGGAGGAACTGGCCGCGCTCACCCGCGAGCTGACGGACCGGGGTTTCACCGCCGCCTACGCGGTCGCCGACGTGGCCCGCGCCGAAGAGGTCGAGGCTGCGGTGGACAGGGCGGTGGAGCTCTTCGGGGGCCTGGACGCCGCCTTCAACAACGCGGGGCTGGGCACCGTGCCCGCACCGCTGCACCTCACCGAGGACGCGGACTTCGAGGCCGTCATGGCCACCAATGTCCGTGGCACGTGGAACTGCATGAAGTACGAGATCGCCGCGATGCTGCCGGGTGGCGGGGCGATCGTGAACAACAGCAGCGTCGCGGGCCTGGTCGGCACTCCGGCGGCCGCCGCGTACATCGCGGCGAAGCACGCCGTCATCGGCCTGACGAAGGCCGCCGCCGAGTACGCCGCCCAGGGCGTCCGGGTCAACGCCATCGCTCCCGGCACCACGCGCAGCGAGATGATGGCCCAGTGGTTCGACCTGAACCCCGGCATCGAGGAGCAGCTGCACACCAGGGCCCCGCTGCCGCGTACGGCGGACCCGCGCGAGATCGCGCACGCGGCCGCATGGCTGCTGAGCGACCAGGCGTCCTTCGTCGTCGGCGCGACCGTCCCGGTGGACGGCGGCTGGACCGCCCGCTGACCGCTCGGCCCGACGACGTCGGCCCGCGCAACCGGGACGCGGCGGAACGCGGCGGAACACGACGGAACCCCGGGGCGAAGAAGAGAAGAAGAGCTGTACGGGCCCGTCGGAGCCCCCGTCCGGACCGGGCCCGCGCCGATAAAATCGCCCCATGCAGATATCGGAAAGACCCCGGGTGATCGTCCTGACGGGAGCCACCGGTTTCATCGGCTCGGCCGCACTGGACGCCCTGGCCCGCCGTCCCGGCGTCCTGGTGCGGGCCCTCGCCCGCACCCCCGGTGCGGAGCGCGAAGGCGTGGAGTGGGTCCGTGCGGACCTCGGCGATCCCGGCTCCCTGCGCGGGGTCTGCGAGGGCGCGGCCGCGCTGGTGAACCTGGCCTCCTACATCGGGCGGGACGAGGAGCGCTGCCACACGGTCAACGTCCTGGGCGGCGCGGCCCTCCTCGCGGAGGCCGTGCGGGCGGGGGTGCGCCGGATCGTCCACCTGTCCACGGCCGCGGTCTACGGGAACCTCCCGCACCGCGGGATCGAGGTCGACGAGGTGGCCCCGGATCCGGTGTCCGCCGCGAGCCGCACCCGGCTGGCGTCGGAGGCCCCGGTGCTGGCCGCCGGCGGCACCGTCCTGCGGCCGGGCCTGGTGCTGGGCGCGGGTGACCGCTGGGTGGTCCCGGCCCTGGCCGAGCTGATCGACCGGGTCCCGGCCAGCTGGGACGGCGGCCGCGCGCTGCTGTCCGTGATCGACGTCGGCGAGCTGGCCCGCCTGATCGACACCCTGGCCACGGCCCCGGGCCCCGTCGCGGGCGGGATCCACCACGCGAGCCACCCCGCCGCGGTGACCAGCGCCGGCCTCGTGTCGGCCCTGGCCGCCGAGGGGATCCTGCCGGAGGTGCGGGAGGAGTGGTCGTGGAACCGCTGCCTGGAACAGCTCCGCGTGCGCCCGGGCCGGGTGACGGAGCGGCAGTTCTCCCTGCTGGCCCGCGACTACCACCAGCGCGCCGACTCCATCTGGCGGCTGACCGGCCTGCGCCCCACCCCTACTCCCCTCTCCCTGATCCCCGCGGCCGCCCCCTGGTACCGCGCCCACCTGGCCCGCGCCTGAGAACTCCGCCGGCCGCCCGGATCAGCGAGCGTCCCCGCCCTCTCCGTGGAGGATCCGAAAGCGACCGGTACGGTCCGCCGGATCCCGGTCGACCACACGCACGGGTGCCCAGGCCCACTGCCAGACGCCGATCCCCGGTGTCCGGGAGAACCGGATCGGCCCACGGGTGCCCTCGACCTCCACCCGCGGCCACGCCCCGGCGACGGCCGCCCGGTTCGTACCGTACGAACGCAGCACCTCGGCGAGGACGGTGACGCTGTCCCAGCCCTCGAAGGCCACGAACGAGGGTTCCTCGCCGAGCTGCTCGCGGAGCTCCTTCCCCACCCGCTCGCCGAGCGGCCCGAGCCGCTCGGGCAGATAGCGCAGGAACGGGATCCCGGCGCCGTCCGCTCCCAGCGCCCCGGCCCATCCGGCGAACTCCGGTTGTCCGGCCGGAGCCCCGATCAGGACCTCCCCGAGCCGCCGGTCGCCCCGTACGGCCCTGACGATCACCGCCGCCGGCTCCGGATACCCGACCAGCAGCAGGAGCGCACTGATCCCCTCCTCAACGAGCCTGTCGCACAGCTCCTCGGCACTGGCACCGGCCCCCTGCACATCGATCTCGATGACATCACCGCCGCGGGCGGCGAAGCACTCCCGCAGGATGGCGGTCCCGGAAGCCCAGTACACGCTCGGCTGGGTCGCCACGGCGATCCGGCCGTGCCCCGCCCCCAACAGGAACTCCGCGTACGCCCGCCAGCCACGGGACTGGGCCGGGGCCAGCCGCGCGACCCACTCGGTCGGCTCCTCGACGAGCGCGTCGAGCACCGCGGAGGAGCAGAGGAACGGCACGCCGAGCGC
Coding sequences within it:
- a CDS encoding cytochrome P450, producing MSRQCPFVIDPLGQDIHGEIKEIRSLGRAARIVLPGGVEAWSITDYALVKRLLTDPRVSKDAYRHWPAWIDGEVDQEWPLAIWVSVQNMVTAYGDEHTRLRKPVAGEFTMRRVAALRPRVEEIAAGLLDRLEQAPAGQPLDLRKEFAHVLPHAVVCELFGIPHSARDPLQKIIDSFFATSITPEDAMANGIAMYEILNEVVAHKRKFPADDLTSGLVAARDSGAADMSEKELLDNLILLFTAGYETTVNLIDNAVVSLLTHPGQLALVRDGKASWEDVIDESLRVDPPGAHSILRYAVETIEIDDDVRIPQGDAIVICFAGAGRDPLHHGAGADLFDITRDTRADHVSFGYGAHHCLGVNLARMEVAIALSALFERFPDIALAVPADELRPKFSFVSNGHRTVPVMLGPSSARSGSISSQ
- a CDS encoding SDR family NAD(P)-dependent oxidoreductase, with product MTQKTGLLVGRRALITGASSGIGAAAARVFCENGASVLLTARREEELAALTRELTDRGFTAAYAVADVARAEEVEAAVDRAVELFGGLDAAFNNAGLGTVPAPLHLTEDADFEAVMATNVRGTWNCMKYEIAAMLPGGGAIVNNSSVAGLVGTPAAAAYIAAKHAVIGLTKAAAEYAAQGVRVNAIAPGTTRSEMMAQWFDLNPGIEEQLHTRAPLPRTADPREIAHAAAWLLSDQASFVVGATVPVDGGWTAR
- a CDS encoding NAD(P)-dependent oxidoreductase, encoding MQISERPRVIVLTGATGFIGSAALDALARRPGVLVRALARTPGAEREGVEWVRADLGDPGSLRGVCEGAAALVNLASYIGRDEERCHTVNVLGGAALLAEAVRAGVRRIVHLSTAAVYGNLPHRGIEVDEVAPDPVSAASRTRLASEAPVLAAGGTVLRPGLVLGAGDRWVVPALAELIDRVPASWDGGRALLSVIDVGELARLIDTLATAPGPVAGGIHHASHPAAVTSAGLVSALAAEGILPEVREEWSWNRCLEQLRVRPGRVTERQFSLLARDYHQRADSIWRLTGLRPTPTPLSLIPAAAPWYRAHLARA
- a CDS encoding ABC transporter substrate-binding protein, translated to MGALVPLTRPGWVDAGRQLLAGLELAVREVNDAGGIGGRPLELLVRDTAADPERAAAAVEELAGLGVAAVVGEYHSVVARAAAARADALGVPFLCSSAVLDALVEEPTEWVARLAPAQSRGWRAYAEFLLGAGHGRIAVATQPSVYWASGTAILRECFAARGGDVIEIDVQGAGASAEELCDRLVEEGISALLLLVGYPEPAAVIVRAVRGDRRLGEVLIGAPAGQPEFAGWAGALGADGAGIPFLRYLPERLGPLGERVGKELREQLGEEPSFVAFEGWDSVTVLAEVLRSYGTNRAAVAGAWPRVEVEGTRGPIRFSRTPGIGVWQWAWAPVRVVDRDPADRTGRFRILHGEGGDAR